In one Pelecanus crispus isolate bPelCri1 chromosome 12, bPelCri1.pri, whole genome shotgun sequence genomic region, the following are encoded:
- the UTP18 gene encoding U3 small nucleolar RNA-associated protein 18 homolog, translated as MTKKRKTTKKREMTKKTQTKKINKTSKVVRQLQPHAESAAAERAAEAARRARHLKALSRTSGAERELAELVFGDSLNVEEDELLQRLAGPQRLNAAEREGLRKDSSDSEVENEAKGKLLSKKPAWVDEDDEAEESVDMTHRYRKDFMKSDAEKTLTKKKLKRRLEEQFQRAMGGVPAWADLENRKKSKRTASDSDSDEDDDLLCRTGNFISNSEYLPRGILKMRTCLPANQERFANGKLATVQFHPSAQVVMTAGHDRSVSLFQVDGIRNPRIQSIYLESFPIYKACFSVDGEQVIATGTHHKMFFVYDMMSGSIIPIQKVRGVEERFLRSFEVSPDGSFMLLTGTSGYLHLLSMKTKELISTMKVNGRCTASAFTPDSSKIYSYSKEGEVFIWDVRSRKCLHKFEDEGSLEGKCIAVSKNNQYVACGSASGVVNLYTTDVCLKENNPKPVRAIMNLVTSATCVTFNPTTEILAVASCETDEAVKLVHIPSYTVFSNFPMFRRKQIYLAQSMDFSPRSGFFSVANNKGKALLFRLKHYSDF; from the exons ATGACGAAAAAGAGGAAAACGACGAAAAAGAGGGAAATGACGAAAAAGACGCAAacgaagaaaattaataaaacgAGTAAAGTAGTGAGGCAGCTCCAGCCGCACGCGGAGTCGGCGGCGGCAGAgcgggcggcggaggcggcTCGCCGCGCCCGGCACTTGAAGGCGCTGTCCCGCACGTCGGGCGCCGAGCGGGAGCTGGCGGAGCTGGTGTTCGGTGACAGCCTCAACGTGGAGGAGGACGAGCTGCTGCAGCGCCTGGCCGGCCCCCAGCGG CTTAATGCTGCAGAGAGGGAAGGTCTCCGGAAAGACTCCAGTGATTCGGAAGTGGAAAACGAAGCAAAAGGTAAATTGTTGTCTAAAAAGCCAGCCTGGGtggatgaagatgatgaagctGAGGAAAG TGTTGATATGACTCATAGGTATAGGAAAGATTTCATGAAAAGTGATGCTGAGAAGACACTTActaagaaaaagctaaaaagaagACTTGAAGAACA GTTTCAGCGAGCTATGGGAGGAGTTCCTGCCTGGGCTGAtttggaaaacaggaagaaatccAAAAGGACTGCAAGTGATA GTGACAGTGATGAAGATGATGATCTGCTATGCAGGACTGGCAATTTCATATCAAACTCAGAGTACCTGCCAAGAGGTATTTTGAAG ATGAGGACCTGCCTGCCTGCTAATCAGGAACGTTTTGCTAATGGAAAACTGGCAACCGTGCAGTTTCATCCATCTGCTCAAGTAGTCATGACTGCTGGACATGATCGATCGGTATCACTCTTTCAG GTTGATGGTATAAGGAATCCACGAATACAGAGCATCTATTTAGAGAGTTTTCCAATTTATAAGGCTTGTTTCAGTGTTGATGGAGAACAAGTTATAGCCACTGGTACTCACCATAAAATGTTCTTTGTGTATGACATGATGAGTGGAAGTATTATTCCTATACAGAAAGTAAGAG GTGTGGAGGAAAGATTTCTCAGAAGCTTCGAAGTCTCTCCAGATGGATCATTTATGCTTCTAACTGGAACTTCAGGTTACCTTCACTTGTTGTCAATGAAG ACAAAGGAGCTGATTAGCACTATGAAGGTAAACGGAAGATGCACTGCATCAGCTTTCACACCAGACAGCAGTAAAATATATAGCTATTCAA AGGAAGGCGAAGTTTTCATTTGGgatgtgagaagcagaaagtgTCTGCACAAATTTGAAGATGAAGGTTCTTTGGAAGGCAAATGCATCGCTGTTTCAAAAAATAACCAGTATGTGGCATGTGG ttcagcTTCTGGAGTTGTAAATTTATATACTACTGATGTCTGTCTCAAAGAAAACAATCCTAAACCGGTTAGAGCTATAATGAACCTAGTTACATCTGCTACCTGTGTGACCTTCAATCCCACCACAGAAATTTTGGCAGTGGCTTCCTGTGAAACTGATGAGGCTGTCAAATTG GTACACATTCCTTCATATACTGTATTCTCAAACTTCCCGatgtttagaagaaaacagatttatctTGCTCAGTCTATGGACTTTTCTCCCAGAAGTGGTTTTTTCTCTGTAGCAAATAACAAAGGCAAAGCTTTGTTATTTAG gctgAAACattattcagatttttaa